A single region of the Bacteroidota bacterium genome encodes:
- a CDS encoding biopolymer transporter ExbD has protein sequence MAHVETSRSAAVGKHNSRTTRKPIFVDMTPMVDLAFLLISFFMLTTVLEKNYAMDLNMPAIPENPMPISKSRTMTIIADKNNQLYYYNGEKPDNLVSINYNQNSLRSLLIQRIAQQQAADPDKGLICLIKLSDAADYDDMVQLLDEMTTTKVPTYAIQELTEEEKAALAGIQK, from the coding sequence ATGGCACATGTAGAAACTTCCCGTTCAGCCGCAGTTGGTAAACACAACAGCCGCACAACACGCAAACCAATTTTTGTCGACATGACTCCCATGGTGGACTTAGCATTTTTGCTGATTTCATTTTTTATGCTCACCACGGTTTTGGAAAAAAATTATGCAATGGATTTGAATATGCCGGCAATTCCGGAAAATCCAATGCCAATTTCAAAAAGCAGAACGATGACCATTATTGCTGATAAAAATAATCAGCTCTATTATTATAATGGTGAAAAGCCTGACAATTTGGTGTCCATAAATTACAATCAAAATAGTTTGCGTTCATTATTAATACAACGTATAGCGCAACAACAGGCAGCGGATCCGGATAAAGGATTAATATGTTTAATAAAATTAAGTGATGCAGCAGATTATGACGATATGGTGCAATTGCTTGATGAAATGACCACCACTAAAGTGCCAACCTATGCCATTCAGGAATTAACTGAGGAAGAAAAAGCCGCCTTAGCAGGAATCCAAAAATAA
- a CDS encoding energy transducer TonB, with product MVDDKVIVDDVPTIDDLKGKIIDKVTTEGPKVDVPIIKEKVIVSEPVVKPKEVLKFAEQMPEYNGGFLAMQKYLQKNIRYPQAALHMGTTGIVYVEFVIETDGAITDAKVIRGIGDGCDEEALRAVTNMPKWVPGKQNGQEVRVRTTVPIKFELEN from the coding sequence GTGGTTGACGATAAAGTTATTGTTGACGATGTGCCTACAATTGATGATTTAAAAGGAAAAATAATCGACAAAGTTACCACTGAAGGTCCGAAAGTGGATGTGCCTATTATTAAAGAAAAAGTAATTGTGAGCGAACCTGTTGTAAAGCCTAAAGAGGTATTAAAATTCGCAGAACAAATGCCGGAATACAATGGTGGATTTTTGGCTATGCAGAAGTACTTACAAAAAAATATACGCTATCCGCAAGCAGCATTACACATGGGAACTACAGGAATAGTATATGTAGAATTTGTGATTGAAACCGATGGCGCTATAACAGATGCAAAAGTTATTCGCGGTATTGGTGATGGTTGTGATGAAGAAGCGTTGCGTGCTGTAACCAATATGCCAAAATGGGTTCCGGGAAAACAAAATGGTCAGGAAGTTCGTGTAAGAACTACCGTTCCGATAAAATTTGAATTAGAAAATTAA
- the rnc gene encoding ribonuclease III, whose protein sequence is MLSNIRKFYNCNLGPEQVFCRKLKSITGLAPINHNVYKLAFQHSSIHNSVHTNNERLELLGDAVIDLVIADFLFKKYPYKTEGFLTEMRSKIVSREQLNRVAMKIGLGEMMQIRKGGTDLTKSNVLGNALEALVGAIYVDAGYLKASKFFMHKILIPHYEIAELESVVINFKSKIIEWAQKNGRDIKFDLIEEHELKGKRMYKMGLFLDTELIAEDIDYSKKRAEQKASEIGCRKLGIHEV, encoded by the coding sequence TTGCTGTCGAATATCCGTAAATTTTACAACTGTAATTTGGGGCCCGAACAGGTCTTTTGCCGAAAACTGAAAAGTATTACCGGATTAGCTCCCATTAATCACAATGTATACAAACTCGCTTTTCAGCATAGTTCTATCCATAATTCAGTACATACCAACAACGAACGCCTCGAATTATTAGGCGATGCAGTGATTGATTTGGTGATTGCAGACTTCCTTTTTAAAAAATATCCGTACAAAACAGAAGGTTTCCTTACCGAAATGCGGAGTAAGATTGTCAGCCGCGAACAGTTAAACCGCGTTGCCATGAAAATTGGTTTAGGTGAGATGATGCAAATTCGTAAAGGCGGAACCGATCTTACTAAAAGCAATGTACTGGGAAATGCCCTCGAAGCCTTGGTTGGAGCAATTTATGTTGATGCGGGGTATCTCAAGGCAAGTAAGTTTTTTATGCATAAAATCCTGATTCCACACTATGAAATCGCTGAATTGGAAAGTGTTGTGATCAATTTTAAAAGCAAAATAATTGAATGGGCCCAGAAAAATGGCCGCGATATTAAATTCGACCTCATAGAAGAACACGAACTAAAAGGTAAACGCATGTATAAAATGGGTTTATTTTTAGATACCGAACTCATTGCTGAAGATATCGACTACAGTAAAAAACGCGCTGAACAAAAAGCCAGCGAAATAGGATGCCGAAAATTAGGTATCCATGAAGTGTAA
- the fabF gene encoding beta-ketoacyl-ACP synthase II, translating to MASRRVVVTGLGALTPLGNSVREYWEGLVAGKSGADFITRFDATNFKTRFACEVKNFDPTSVIEKKEVRRMDPFLHYAIAAVEEAVQDSGIKSDEVNVDRVGVIWASGIGGIKTFEEEVFAFAKGDGTPRFNPFFIPKMISDIAAGMISIRYGFRGVNFATVSACASSTHSIIIAADCIRLGRADIIISGGSEASVTAPGVGGFNAMKALSERNDSPQTASRPFDVDRDGFVLGEGAGALILEDYDHAIKRGAKIYAEYMGGGMSADAYHMTAPHPDGLGAQLVMKDALRDAGMQLEELDYINVHGTSTPIGDPQEIKAIQTVFGEHAYKMNISSTKSMTGHLLGAAGAIEAIASVLALNNGIIPPTINHFNDDPVFDPRLNLTFNKAQTRELNAVLSNTFGFGGHNASVIFKKLSS from the coding sequence ATGGCATCAAGAAGAGTTGTAGTAACCGGTTTAGGGGCATTGACCCCCCTGGGCAACTCTGTACGTGAGTATTGGGAGGGGTTGGTAGCAGGCAAGAGCGGAGCTGATTTTATCACCCGTTTTGACGCTACCAACTTCAAAACCCGCTTTGCATGTGAAGTTAAAAACTTCGACCCTACGAGCGTTATAGAGAAAAAAGAAGTGCGCCGTATGGACCCGTTTCTTCATTATGCTATTGCAGCAGTTGAAGAAGCCGTGCAGGATTCAGGAATCAAATCGGATGAAGTTAATGTTGACCGTGTAGGTGTTATCTGGGCCAGTGGTATTGGTGGTATCAAAACCTTTGAAGAAGAGGTTTTCGCCTTTGCCAAAGGTGATGGCACGCCACGATTCAACCCGTTCTTCATTCCGAAAATGATTAGTGATATCGCAGCGGGTATGATTTCCATCAGATATGGCTTCCGCGGCGTAAACTTCGCTACGGTGTCTGCCTGTGCTTCCTCTACACATTCCATTATTATCGCCGCCGACTGTATTCGTTTGGGACGCGCCGATATCATCATTTCCGGTGGTTCTGAAGCTTCTGTTACAGCGCCGGGTGTGGGTGGATTTAATGCCATGAAAGCCCTGAGTGAACGCAACGATTCGCCTCAAACCGCCTCCCGTCCATTCGATGTTGATCGCGACGGATTTGTATTGGGTGAAGGTGCCGGTGCGCTAATTCTTGAAGATTACGACCACGCTATTAAACGAGGCGCAAAAATTTATGCTGAATATATGGGCGGCGGTATGAGTGCCGATGCTTATCATATGACAGCCCCACATCCTGACGGGCTCGGTGCTCAGTTGGTTATGAAAGACGCCCTTCGCGATGCAGGAATGCAACTCGAAGAACTCGATTATATCAACGTACACGGAACATCTACCCCTATTGGCGACCCACAGGAAATTAAAGCGATACAAACTGTTTTTGGTGAGCATGCTTACAAAATGAACATCAGCTCAACCAAATCCATGACAGGTCACTTACTGGGTGCTGCAGGCGCTATTGAGGCTATTGCCAGCGTACTTGCACTCAACAATGGTATAATTCCTCCAACAATTAACCATTTTAATGATGACCCTGTATTCGATCCGAGACTTAACTTAACATTCAATAAAGCACAAACCCGTGAATTAAATGCCGTTCTGAGCAATACCTTCGGATTCGGTGGTCACAATGCTTCTGTTATATTTAAAAAGTTAAGTAGCTAA
- a CDS encoding acyl carrier protein encodes MSEIAEKVKKIIIDKLGVDESEVVPEASFTNDLGADSLDTVELIMEFEKEFNISIPDEQAEGITTVGDAIAYLEEHVK; translated from the coding sequence ATGTCAGAAATTGCAGAAAAAGTAAAAAAGATCATTATCGACAAGCTTGGTGTTGACGAGAGCGAAGTAGTTCCGGAAGCCAGCTTTACCAATGATTTAGGCGCTGATTCATTAGACACAGTAGAGTTAATTATGGAATTTGAAAAAGAATTCAATATCTCTATTCCTGATGAACAGGCTGAAGGCATTACCACAGTTGGTGACGCTATTGCTTACCTCGAAGAACACGTTAAGTAA
- a CDS encoding IPExxxVDY family protein, with amino-acid sequence MAKRKLKIDPEFNFILIGIATPLLDYRMAWFINHVLFKQLAKTDDLTITDPQNRVQTAYGRFDYQEELTKSVFHLVQNKQGAFCLIPELKELDYLLLVKGEYYRPRKNEMVKKIRAIEQIQAVVIIDVESLKSKNNLIFEENLKKN; translated from the coding sequence TTGGCGAAGCGAAAACTTAAAATAGACCCGGAATTCAATTTTATCCTCATTGGCATCGCAACACCCCTGCTGGACTACCGTATGGCCTGGTTTATCAACCATGTTTTATTCAAACAACTGGCTAAAACCGACGATTTGACCATCACCGACCCCCAAAACAGGGTGCAAACAGCCTACGGGCGTTTTGACTATCAGGAGGAGCTTACCAAGTCGGTTTTTCATCTTGTACAAAACAAACAAGGGGCATTTTGCCTCATTCCGGAGCTTAAGGAGCTCGATTACCTGCTTTTAGTGAAAGGAGAATATTATCGCCCCAGAAAAAATGAAATGGTAAAAAAAATACGTGCTATTGAACAAATTCAGGCCGTAGTTATTATTGATGTTGAATCACTTAAGTCGAAAAACAACCTCATATTTGAGGAAAATTTGAAAAAAAATTAA
- a CDS encoding 4a-hydroxytetrahydrobiopterin dehydratase: protein MWKEANNTLSKTFKFANFIDAFAFMTRVALLAEKQDHHPNWSNVYNTVTINLNTHDAGDVVTEKDRKLAAAIDKLLA from the coding sequence ATGTGGAAAGAAGCAAATAACACCCTCTCAAAAACATTCAAATTCGCCAATTTTATTGACGCATTTGCATTTATGACACGTGTAGCGTTATTGGCAGAAAAACAGGATCATCATCCTAACTGGAGTAATGTGTACAATACTGTTACTATAAATTTAAATACACATGATGCGGGAGACGTAGTTACCGAAAAGGACAGGAAACTGGCGGCGGCGATTGACAAGCTTTTGGCGTAA
- a CDS encoding response regulator transcription factor — translation MKILIVEDEKLLASAIQAYLKSEGYICEIVKELFIARQKVDIYLYDCILIDIGLPDGNGLELIKEIKKIQPTTGIIIISAKNAIDDKVLGLELGADDYLSKPFHLAEMNARIKSLIRRRQFDSLNEIVFNEIKIFPEQYAVKVNNNDLVLTKKEYALLIFFIANKNRVLKKTIIAEHLWGDNIDMADNFDFIYTHLSNLRKKIVDAGGLDYITSVYGVGYKFTDENKPA, via the coding sequence ATGAAAATCCTTATTGTTGAAGATGAAAAATTGTTAGCAAGCGCAATTCAAGCGTATCTAAAAAGTGAAGGCTATATTTGTGAAATAGTAAAGGAATTGTTTATTGCTCGCCAAAAGGTGGATATTTACCTGTATGATTGTATATTAATAGATATAGGTTTGCCCGATGGTAATGGACTGGAGCTCATTAAAGAAATAAAAAAAATACAACCAACTACAGGTATTATTATCATTTCTGCTAAAAATGCCATAGATGATAAGGTTTTGGGACTAGAATTAGGTGCTGATGATTATTTGTCCAAACCATTTCATTTGGCGGAAATGAACGCAAGAATTAAATCCCTAATACGACGACGCCAGTTTGATTCCCTTAATGAAATTGTGTTTAATGAAATTAAAATTTTTCCCGAACAATATGCGGTTAAGGTAAATAATAATGATTTAGTGCTTACGAAAAAAGAATATGCCTTGCTCATTTTCTTTATTGCCAATAAAAATAGGGTGCTTAAAAAAACTATTATTGCAGAACATTTATGGGGTGATAATATTGACATGGCTGATAATTTCGATTTTATTTACACGCATCTGAGTAACCTTAGGAAGAAAATTGTAGACGCTGGAGGGCTCGATTATATTACATCCGTTTATGGTGTAGGATATAAATTTACTGATGAAAATAAACCGGCATAA
- a CDS encoding HAMP domain-containing histidine kinase → MKLLHAINFRFLLISFGVLLAGGVIFYFILENILDNQLTEQLQQEKQQLESNLLNGNLISTDVIHPNIFIKPAPALFPEYLTDTLLYNDREEEYEPHRQLCFALQNQFGIYAITISKTLFEKKDLIFTIAWITVLIAILQLLLLYFAMGYFNKKLFAHFFYTLEEMDKYKPGFTKDIQLHSSDIHEFGMLNQSFYDMHTRLSNEFEALQAFTQNASHELQTPLAVIQSKIEILLQYKNLLPEQFKMLDEMSSSIIKLSKINKQLLLLTKIESNQFLKSEQVNFGKIIQEKISELTDFLPSRNISIHFPVEEACMVFMNVVLASILVNNLLSNAIKYTTADSVIAIKLSASALEITNPGLVRLEDKRIFDRFYSNSTNEDATGLGLAIVKQICELYSFKLNYAFERNVHKFSIAFL, encoded by the coding sequence ATGAAACTATTACATGCCATTAACTTTCGGTTTCTGTTAATTTCATTTGGTGTTTTATTAGCAGGAGGGGTAATATTTTACTTTATTCTTGAAAACATTTTAGATAATCAACTAACAGAGCAACTCCAGCAGGAAAAACAACAACTCGAATCCAATTTACTCAACGGTAACTTAATTAGTACTGATGTTATACATCCTAATATTTTCATAAAACCTGCCCCAGCTTTGTTTCCCGAATATTTAACAGATACCTTACTTTACAATGATAGAGAAGAGGAATATGAACCACATCGTCAATTGTGTTTTGCCCTCCAAAACCAATTCGGCATTTACGCGATTACTATTTCCAAAACCTTATTTGAAAAAAAGGACCTCATTTTTACAATAGCATGGATAACAGTATTGATAGCCATTTTGCAGCTGCTTTTGCTTTATTTTGCTATGGGCTATTTTAATAAAAAACTATTTGCCCATTTCTTTTACACGCTCGAAGAAATGGATAAATACAAGCCCGGTTTTACCAAAGATATTCAATTGCATAGTAGTGATATACATGAGTTTGGAATGCTAAATCAGTCATTTTATGATATGCATACTAGACTAAGTAATGAGTTTGAAGCACTTCAAGCATTTACCCAAAATGCATCACATGAATTGCAAACCCCTTTAGCCGTTATCCAAAGCAAGATTGAAATTTTACTGCAATATAAAAACCTGCTACCAGAGCAGTTTAAAATGTTGGATGAAATGAGTAGCAGCATAATCAAGTTGAGTAAAATTAATAAACAATTATTACTGCTTACAAAAATTGAAAGTAATCAATTTTTGAAATCTGAGCAGGTAAATTTTGGAAAAATTATACAAGAAAAAATAAGTGAACTTACTGACTTCCTGCCGTCGCGAAATATTTCTATTCATTTCCCAGTGGAAGAAGCATGTATGGTATTTATGAACGTTGTATTGGCCAGTATACTGGTAAATAATTTACTTTCAAATGCAATTAAATACACTACAGCAGACTCGGTAATAGCTATAAAGTTATCGGCATCTGCACTTGAAATAACAAATCCTGGCCTGGTAAGATTGGAGGATAAAAGGATTTTTGACCGTTTCTACTCGAATAGCACAAATGAAGACGCCACGGGCTTAGGGTTGGCTATTGTTAAACAAATTTGCGAACTGTATTCCTTTAAACTAAATTATGCCTTTGAGCGTAACGTGCATAAATTTTCTATTGCATTTTTATGA
- a CDS encoding PepSY-like domain-containing protein, whose product MNKTFCLILVGGVFIADFASCKKSTTCGVASETANAIDSTTVPIAVRDSFHFQYPAIDAQWYLEEPDYEASILMGSVKATIIYSAGAERLQIETEIGIADLPSNVASVIAANFGSYTIKSAAKIEDLKLVSTKYEAEVEKTDAHYDLIYDVNANLIDQIDLCVELPD is encoded by the coding sequence ATGAATAAAACATTTTGTTTAATTTTAGTGGGCGGAGTATTCATCGCTGACTTTGCAAGTTGTAAAAAATCTACAACTTGTGGTGTTGCAAGTGAAACTGCAAATGCAATAGATTCTACAACGGTGCCAATAGCTGTAAGAGACAGCTTCCACTTTCAGTATCCTGCCATTGACGCACAATGGTATTTGGAAGAACCTGACTATGAGGCATCCATTTTAATGGGAAGTGTTAAAGCTACTATAATTTATTCTGCTGGTGCGGAGCGGCTTCAAATCGAAACAGAAATTGGAATAGCTGACTTGCCGTCAAATGTTGCAAGTGTTATAGCGGCAAACTTTGGTAGTTACACCATAAAAAGTGCTGCTAAAATTGAAGACCTTAAGCTTGTTAGTACAAAATACGAAGCAGAAGTTGAAAAAACAGATGCGCACTACGATTTAATTTACGATGTAAATGCAAATTTAATTGATCAAATTGATTTGTGTGTTGAACTTCCAGACTAA
- a CDS encoding PepSY-like domain-containing protein: MKKIMFVVLLGVFSSTLFGQNEKNKDESDSEEGVEVPEVVENAFKKEFHGIKNVSWDQENGEYEAEFKLNGSDASATYDKTGHKKEVEIAIVKKEIPANILVYIEEKYPDYFFTNAAKITNDKGVIIYEAEIGKVDTFYDVLFDSAGNFIKMVEGD; the protein is encoded by the coding sequence ATGAAAAAAATCATGTTTGTCGTGTTGTTAGGTGTTTTCAGCTCAACACTATTTGGTCAGAATGAAAAAAATAAAGATGAAAGTGACTCAGAAGAAGGGGTTGAAGTTCCTGAAGTTGTAGAAAATGCATTTAAAAAGGAGTTTCACGGAATTAAAAACGTAAGTTGGGATCAGGAAAATGGGGAATATGAAGCCGAATTTAAGCTAAATGGCAGTGATGCTAGTGCAACTTATGATAAAACAGGTCATAAAAAAGAAGTAGAAATTGCCATTGTTAAAAAGGAAATTCCCGCAAATATTTTAGTTTATATTGAAGAGAAATACCCGGATTACTTCTTTACCAATGCGGCAAAAATAACGAATGATAAGGGTGTAATAATTTACGAAGCTGAAATTGGTAAAGTAGATACATTTTATGATGTATTATTTGATTCAGCGGGAAATTTCATCAAAATGGTGGAGGGTGATTGA
- a CDS encoding PepSY-like domain-containing protein: MKKIAITTAILFTICILQSCRTEVPEAVLLSFEAKYGNAQNVSWGKENKSEYEAEFSINNINMSANFDNRGDWVETEVVIEPKNAPAEIVKTINVQYSGYQIKSIESIETADKGLSYEVIITKRAKKLEIMFNETGNILEKSE; the protein is encoded by the coding sequence ATGAAAAAAATAGCTATTACAACCGCCATTTTATTTACAATATGTATTTTGCAGTCATGCAGAACTGAAGTTCCTGAAGCAGTTTTGCTTTCATTTGAAGCTAAATATGGCAATGCTCAAAATGTAAGTTGGGGCAAAGAAAATAAATCGGAATATGAAGCGGAATTTTCAATTAATAACATAAATATGTCGGCAAATTTTGATAACCGCGGTGACTGGGTGGAAACTGAGGTTGTGATAGAGCCTAAAAACGCTCCAGCCGAAATAGTTAAGACAATAAATGTACAATATTCAGGATATCAAATTAAAAGTATAGAATCAATTGAAACAGCAGATAAAGGATTAAGTTATGAGGTGATAATTACCAAAAGAGCTAAGAAGCTGGAAATCATGTTTAACGAAACTGGAAACATATTAGAAAAAAGCGAGTAA
- a CDS encoding TonB-dependent receptor plug domain-containing protein — protein sequence MIKYFTVLTFTFIGLLQFGFAQNNVKLKVVDGTSKETLVGASAMDLKTGEGAISDVNGFIQLTNLMNGDVEIIITFISYQEQIIVLNLPLTDTTTIIINLLPEEELLNEVVITTSKTGARIEETPLKIEVIGTEELNEESSIKPDNVASILGDVSSVQIQNISPVTSEAVIRMQGLPGRYMLLLKDGMPVYSDISSGFSILSIPPLDLKQIEIVKGPASTLNGGGAIAGLVNFVSKEPVDSSETVFMINETTLKETNLNSYFSGKKNKLGFTLFSGYNLQKRIDLNNDFLSDLPDETSFLIHPQIFYYPKPGTKIKLSIAANSSDRFGGDMRVLDNKEDAIHKYFTHVKTNAQAADFLFEYKNKQANILSLKGNVNNFAINDTSSNFHFEGVTLKAYSEIYYAIYKGPQTFIIGANFSYTDFKNLLFDSLQVIENEQNSTVSSFAQYSLHFKNKFSMETGLRIDKPHNETPLLLPSIALLYYLNNNFSIRVNAVPAIISQMLLLLVKLKMILFIT from the coding sequence ATGATTAAATATTTTACGGTATTGACTTTTACTTTTATTGGTTTATTACAATTTGGTTTCGCTCAAAACAATGTAAAGTTGAAGGTGGTTGACGGGACCTCAAAAGAAACATTAGTAGGTGCATCTGCCATGGATTTGAAAACAGGTGAAGGTGCCATTAGCGATGTAAATGGATTTATCCAATTAACTAATTTAATGAATGGCGATGTGGAAATTATAATTACTTTTATTAGTTATCAGGAGCAAATTATTGTTTTAAATTTACCTTTGACTGACACTACAACAATAATTATTAACCTTTTGCCTGAAGAAGAGTTACTTAATGAGGTAGTAATAACAACTTCAAAAACTGGCGCGCGAATAGAAGAAACTCCACTAAAAATTGAGGTAATTGGTACTGAAGAATTAAATGAAGAAAGCTCAATAAAACCTGATAATGTTGCCAGTATCCTTGGTGATGTTTCATCTGTTCAAATTCAAAATATCTCTCCGGTTACCAGTGAAGCCGTTATCAGAATGCAAGGACTGCCCGGTAGATATATGCTATTGCTTAAAGATGGAATGCCTGTATATTCTGACATTTCTTCAGGGTTTTCAATACTCAGTATTCCACCACTCGATTTAAAACAAATTGAAATTGTAAAAGGTCCTGCATCTACTTTAAATGGGGGTGGAGCGATTGCAGGTTTAGTAAATTTTGTCAGCAAGGAGCCGGTGGATTCTAGTGAAACAGTATTTATGATTAATGAAACAACGCTAAAGGAAACTAATTTAAACTCCTATTTTTCAGGTAAAAAAAATAAATTGGGCTTTACATTATTTTCAGGTTATAATTTGCAAAAAAGAATAGATTTAAATAATGATTTCTTATCTGACCTGCCGGATGAAACTTCATTTTTAATACACCCTCAAATATTTTATTATCCAAAGCCCGGGACAAAAATTAAATTGAGCATAGCAGCCAATTCAAGTGATAGATTTGGAGGTGATATGCGCGTATTGGACAACAAAGAGGATGCTATACACAAATATTTTACACATGTTAAAACGAATGCTCAGGCGGCAGATTTTTTATTTGAGTACAAAAATAAGCAGGCGAATATTTTGTCATTAAAAGGTAACGTTAACAATTTTGCAATCAATGATACTTCCTCAAATTTTCATTTTGAAGGTGTTACATTAAAAGCCTATTCGGAAATATATTATGCTATCTATAAGGGGCCTCAAACTTTTATAATCGGGGCCAATTTTAGCTACACTGATTTTAAAAATCTACTATTCGACTCATTGCAGGTAATAGAAAATGAACAAAACAGCACAGTAAGTTCATTTGCACAATATAGCTTGCATTTTAAAAACAAATTCAGCATGGAAACCGGGTTACGTATAGATAAGCCCCACAATGAAACCCCGCTTTTATTACCTTCAATTGCATTACTTTATTATCTGAACAACAACTTTTCAATCCGTGTAAATGCAGTACCGGCTATAATCAGCCAAATGCTTTTACTTTTGGTGAAATTGAAAATGATTCTATTTATAACTTAA